The DNA region AGTCATTCTTGAAAGAATCAAATAATTTTTTATAAGTATCGCTTATTGTTTGTAAATTTTTTGAGTGAAATGAAATTTTTGAAAATAATGAATTCTTCATTATTAACTCAAAATCCTTTTGAAAAATGATTAAATCATCTTCTTTCTTAGACTTAATGACATCATTTAAGCATGCCTCTCAAATTTCATTAAAAGGCAATTTTTCATCAATATCATACTTTTCTTCTCTTAAGTTTAAAAACGAAATATTTCTTAGTATTTCATTTTTATTTGTGATGTAATTTTCTTTATTATTTGATAAATGCTTAAAAAATAAGTTTGTGCTCTTGGTATTTGTTATTGATTTTCAAATATTTTTTAAATTTAAATTCTTGTTTTCTCTAGAAATGTAAAATGCAGTACTTTTCCTATTTATAGAGAGTTCTGGTATATTTATATAATGCTCTAATTCATTATTGTCTTTTTTTCAAAATTCAATTGGTTTTCTTTCAAATTTTTCAAATATATTAGAAATAATTAAAAAGTTCTTACTTGACATATTTAACCTACTTATAAGAAAGAGCATTATTTTTATTTATTAATTTATGAACAATAGTATATGAAAAATAAATGACAAAAACATTAAATCATATTTTAACAGGACTTAAGATGACGTGTTGTGTTATTCAAATAAATATATCATCTTTATCACCACCACCAATAGAAAATAAATCAGCATACGAAAGTATTGGTACATTAACTAATTCCAAAACAGCGCTAAAAGATATAATAGGAGCAATAGCAAGGAATGTATTATTTTTAAACTTAAATCTACCAAAAATACTAAAAAACATCATTGATATAGTTCCTAAACTCATTAAAATCAAAAGAATTTTTTTGTTAGTTATAAACGATCTGTCTAGTATTTGTTGTGATGAGTTTGAAATTATACTTAAAACTATTCCAAGTACTAAGCTTAAAACAACTATTGAAACAAATAAATTAATGTTCTTAAGCATTGTATAACTATCTCTATCTTCAACATATTTTTTTCTATTGTTGTATTTAATTATTTTTAGAGCATACATATCAGCTTTTTTCTCATTGTTTAACATTTTAGCTTTATTAAACTTAATTCCTAATATTGATATTTTTTGAACTATTCTTTGGATTTTATACTCAGGACTAAATGCTGTTTTTAGTATTTGCATAAAATATAAACCAAAAATACCAGCAACTAAACCGTTAACTGCGGCAGCAACAGTATATAATGGGTGGTATCCAGCGGGTGGTATAAATAAAATTGACAAAATATCGCTAATTAATCCAACAAACATTCCTATCGCTGGCCCGAAAATAAATCCAGTAATTTTAATCGGTAGGCCAATAAACGAAATTTTAAATGATGGTATAACAGCTAAAGGCATAATTTGCACAACAACAACTGCAAAACTAACTGAAATAGCAATCAAGATAGCAACAAAAACCATCTTCTTAATGGTTCACTTTGGCAATAAATTAATTTCTTGAAAATTAAGTTTAATAATCTTATTTGCTATTTTTTTCATTTTTAAATTATAACATTTATAAAAAAAATTAATATATAAAATATATTAATGGACTTAAACTCAATTATATTATATTAATTAGAAAAGTCATATGCAAGTTGAACATGCATATGACTTTGTTTTTATGTATCCTGTAATAAAATAAATGTGCAAAAACAAGAAAGGATACATTAATATTATAATGAAAAATTTAGGAAAATGAATTTGTATTTTTGATCAATCAAAGAAAGAAAATAAATATACTCATTATGAAATTGCAGAAAATATTGATACTATTTGAAAGTTTCAAGGAAAATTAGAACTAACTAGAAATTTACAGAAAAAACAAATGGATATTGATTCAATTTATAATGCTTTATTTGAAATTAGCCAAGGTATATCAATTCAAAAAGCCTCTAGAAAAATAAAAAGAGATGTGAGAACAATAAAAAACAAAATTGATCTTATGACTAGTAAACATTCTAAAGATTTATTAAAATATCAAAGATTTCAATGTAACAATTGTTTTAAAAGAGTCACTAAGGTTAAAGTTATTCATTTTTCTAAAATATACGATCATTTATTGGATTATAGATACTCAAGATTGTTTTTCAGAAATACTAAGTTACAAGAAAAATGAGAACCATTTAAAGAGTATTGAAATGATATTAGACATAAATATAATAAATACAAAATCAAAAGAAATATTAAAGAAAAGATGCCAAAAACTTCTGTAAAGTTTTTGGTAAATTCTTTTAAGAAATCTCACATTGGCTTTAGCCCTTCTGTTAGTTCAGTGTATAAAAAGATGCAATCCTTACCATTTTATCTAGATTATGAACATATAATTAGAAAATCAGAAGGTAAATATATTAGGAAAACAACCAAGAAGACTAAATTAGTAACATTGAATAACGCTACCGAAATAACTAAGAGACCAAATTATATTAACGATAGATCAGAAATGGGCCATTACGAACTTGATACTGTAATGGGCAAAATTGATGATAAAAAGTGTTTAGTAACTTTGTTAGAAAGACAAACTAGAAAGTCATATGCTACAATAACCAAAAGAGGTTCAAAATATATTCATCAAGCTTTAAATAATATGATTAAAAAGTTTGGTTTAAATATTAAATCCTTAACTGTCGATAATGGTAAGGAAAATGTTTTATTACACAAAATCATTCCTAAAGACAGATTGTTCAAATGTCTTCCATATAGTTCATGGCAAAAAGGCTCCATTGAAAATATGCATAGATTAATAAGGTATTTTATTCCTAAAGGTAAAAGTCTTGACAATTATACTCAAGAAGAAATTGATTTTATGATGGAATGAATAAATAACTATAGAAAAATTATTAATCAACCTTAGATTATTTTAACCCCCCGCCCTTGATTTCAGACAAGGGAGCCTTACTTTTTGAAAAAGTAAGCAAAAGCGGCGAGAAAACTTTTAAAGTTTTCTATTTTCCTATACCTTTTTGTAAATTTAAAATTTGATAAAATTATTTTACAGTTTTTTTATTACATCCTTGCAAATGACTTTTAGAATATTCACTCAATTATATTATCATTATTTCTTTTAAAAATTTTGTATAATTTATATATGAATTTAAGTGGGGGTTTAGTATAGTGGTAGTGCTACAGTCTCCAAAACTGCAAGTAAGGGTTCGATTCCTTTAACCCCCGCCAAAATCTATTTAAGAAAAAAACCGGAGCATTTTTTAATGTCCGGTTTTTAAATTTATTTTAAATTTTTCTTAACTGCTGTAATAAAACTATCAAAAAGTGGGTTTGATTTCAAAACTCTTGTTGTAAATTCTGGATGATATTGAACCCCTAAGTAAAATGGGTGATCGCTAACCTCACAAATTTCAGCTACACCTGTTTCAGGATGAACACCAGAAAAACTAAAGTTTTCATCCTCTAAAGTGTTTCTATAAATTGGGTTTACTTCATATCTATGTCTATGTCTTTCGTAAAAGATTTCATTTCCGTAAATTTGGTGAGCTAAAGTTTTATTTTTAGCTATAATAGGATATTCACCAAGTCTTAAAGTTCCACCCAAAACATCTTTGTCACCATTTTCAAAGAATGGTGTTAAAACAAAGGTTTGTTTTTTGTTCTCGTCATTGAACTCCTTGCTAGTAGCGTCAATAATACCTCTTAATCTAGCGTGCGCTACCGTCATGGCTTGGAATCCTAAACAAATACCCAATGTTGGTATTTTGTGTTCTCTTGTAAATTTTGCTACTTCAACCTTAGCTTCAAAACCTCTTACTCCAAAACCTGGTAATATTAAAACACCATCATATTCTGTTAATGTCTTTTTGATATTATCTTGATTAATAAAGTCTGCATTAATTAATTTATATTCTAACTCAACATTATTATGTGCTGCTGCTATTTTCAAAGAAGTTATAATAGATAAATATGCATCTTCTAGTTCAACATATTTTCCAACAAGTAATAGCTTAATTTTTTTATTGTTATCCTTTAAATACTTATGAACAAATTCAATTCATTTTTTATAGACATTTTCCTTAATTTTTTTCTTAATATTAAAATGTTTAAATATTACCTGTAGTATGTTTTGTTCTTTTAAAAATAATGGTATTTCATAAATATTTGCTTTATCCGGTATATTTATAACATTTGAGGATTCTAAAAAAGATGCTTCGGCAATTTTGTCCACTATTCTGTTATAAACTTTTCCTTGTGATCTTAATAATAAAATATCAGGATTAAGTCCGTAAGAGCGTAAAGTCGCAATAGAAACTTGAGAAGGTTTTGATTTGTATTCATTTGAAGCACTTAAATAAGGTACAAATGCTAAATGACTTAATAACACATCATTTTTGCGCATAGATTTAAACTTTGAAATTGCATATATATACGGATTAGATTCTATATCCCCGACAGTACCACCGATCTCAATAAGCATAAAATCAGGTTGTTGTTCTTTTTCAATACTTTCGATTATTTCAATTATTTCATCAACAACATGTGGTACAATTTGCACTGTTTTTCCATTATACTCACCACGTCTTTCTTTTTCGAAAACGTGAGTTAATATTTTTCCAGTAGTATAATTACTTTTCTTTGTTAGTTTAACATCAATAAAACGCTCATAATGTCCTAAGTCAAGGTCAGTTTCACCACCATCGCTAGTTACATAAACTTCACCATGCTCAACTGGTGACATAACTCCTGGGTCAATATTTAAATAAGGGTCTAATTTCATAACAAATACACTGAATCCTTGCATTTTAAGAAGGTTTCCTATACTTGCAAGAGTAACACCTTTACCTAATCCAGATAATACTCCTCCAGTTTGAATAATAAATTTTGTTTGTTTTTTCATAAATACTCCTTTAAAAAATATATAAAAAAGGATCACTTAAAAAAGTGAGCCAAAATTATTTCACTAAAAGTGAATCTTCATTCATTTCTGTTGGTTTGTTAACTCCAATGTATTCCAAAATAGTTGGCGCAACATTTGCTAATTTACCATCCTTGAGTTTAATGTTTTTATCAGTAGAAATAAGCATAACTGGACTACTTGTATGTTTTGTAGCTGGTTTCCCATTTTCATCTTCTGTTATTTCTGCATTACCATGATCAGCTGTAATAAATACTGTAACATTATTTTCTTCTGCTCAATCTACAATACGTTTAATTTGTGTATCAAGGAAGCCAACAGCTTTAATTGTTGATTGTAAATTACCTGTATGTCCAACCATATCTGGGTTAGCAAAATTCATGATTGTTACATCATAATCAAGTCCATTTTTTAATAATTCATCAGTAATTCCTTTAGCAGACATTTCTGGTGCATCTGCATAAGATTCTACTTTTAATGAATCAACCATAATACGTTTTGAATTTTTAAATTCAATATCATTACCACCATCCATAAAGAATGTTACGTGTGCATATTTTTGAGTTTCAGCAATTCTCAATTGTTTTTTGCCTGCTAACTCAAGAACTTTTCCAATTGGCATCGGAATTTCCATTTCATCAAAAGCAATAATTGTTTCTAAACCTTCGTATTTCATCATTGAAGCAAATTTATTGATTTTAACTGGGTGATGTGGTTTAAAATCATATAATGAAGAATTAATAAATAAATGTGTAAGTTGTCTTGCTCTATCAGGACGGAAATTAAAGAATATTATAGAATCATTATCCTTAACAAAATTATCTCTATCTATGTTTGAGTTAATTGAAGGTACAAAAAATTCATCTGATAAATCTTTTGAATACTGGCTGTCAACAAAATCTACAGCACTTTCAAAAGTATTTTCTGAGTTA from Mycoplasmopsis canis PG 14 includes:
- a CDS encoding ECF transporter S component → MKKIANKIIKLNFQEINLLPKWTIKKMVFVAILIAISVSFAVVVVQIMPLAVIPSFKISFIGLPIKITGFIFGPAIGMFVGLISDILSILFIPPAGYHPLYTVAAAVNGLVAGIFGLYFMQILKTAFSPEYKIQRIVQKISILGIKFNKAKMLNNEKKADMYALKIIKYNNRKKYVEDRDSYTMLKNINLFVSIVVLSLVLGIVLSIISNSSQQILDRSFITNKKILLILMSLGTISMMFFSIFGRFKFKNNTFLAIAPIISFSAVLELVNVPILSYADLFSIGGGDKDDIFIWITQHVILSPVKIWFNVFVIYFSYTIVHKLINKNNALSYK
- a CDS encoding CTP synthase translates to MKKQTKFIIQTGGVLSGLGKGVTLASIGNLLKMQGFSVFVMKLDPYLNIDPGVMSPVEHGEVYVTSDGGETDLDLGHYERFIDVKLTKKSNYTTGKILTHVFEKERRGEYNGKTVQIVPHVVDEIIEIIESIEKEQQPDFMLIEIGGTVGDIESNPYIYAISKFKSMRKNDVLLSHLAFVPYLSASNEYKSKPSQVSIATLRSYGLNPDILLLRSQGKVYNRIVDKIAEASFLESSNVINIPDKANIYEIPLFLKEQNILQVIFKHFNIKKKIKENVYKKWIEFVHKYLKDNNKKIKLLLVGKYVELEDAYLSIITSLKIAAAHNNVELEYKLINADFINQDNIKKTLTEYDGVLILPGFGVRGFEAKVEVAKFTREHKIPTLGICLGFQAMTVAHARLRGIIDATSKEFNDENKKQTFVLTPFFENGDKDVLGGTLRLGEYPIIAKNKTLAHQIYGNEIFYERHRHRYEVNPIYRNTLEDENFSFSGVHPETGVAEICEVSDHPFYLGVQYHPEFTTRVLKSNPLFDSFITAVKKNLK
- a CDS encoding IS30 family transposase, encoding MKNLGKWICIFDQSKKENKYTHYEIAENIDTIWKFQGKLELTRNLQKKQMDIDSIYNALFEISQGISIQKASRKIKRDVRTIKNKIDLMTSKHSKDLLKYQRFQCNNCFKRVTKVKVIHFSKIYDHLLDYRYSRLFFRNTKLQEKWEPFKEYWNDIRHKYNKYKIKRNIKEKMPKTSVKFLVNSFKKSHIGFSPSVSSVYKKMQSLPFYLDYEHIIRKSEGKYIRKTTKKTKLVTLNNATEITKRPNYINDRSEMGHYELDTVMGKIDDKKCLVTLLERQTRKSYATITKRGSKYIHQALNNMIKKFGLNIKSLTVDNGKENVLLHKIIPKDRLFKCLPYSSWQKGSIENMHRLIRYFIPKGKSLDNYTQEEIDFMMEWINNYRKIINQP
- the gpmI gene encoding 2,3-bisphosphoglycerate-independent phosphoglycerate mutase; the encoded protein is MKKTVLIVIDGLGLRKETQGNGFALANTPTFDKLFKEYPNSIIQASGEFVGLPEGQMGNSEVGHLNIGAGTVVYTGLSLIKKALNDGSYKNTKAFVEVFRDVLENNSTLHLMGLLSPGGVHSLEDHLFELLHAANAYGLKKVSVHVFGDGRDVAPKSIKESMIKLQNICNKYGYNIASISGRFYAMDRDKMFDRVEKAYNAILGNSENTFESAVDFVDSQYSKDLSDEFFVPSINSNIDRDNFVKDNDSIIFFNFRPDRARQLTHLFINSSLYDFKPHHPVKINKFASMMKYEGLETIIAFDEMEIPMPIGKVLELAGKKQLRIAETQKYAHVTFFMDGGNDIEFKNSKRIMVDSLKVESYADAPEMSAKGITDELLKNGLDYDVTIMNFANPDMVGHTGNLQSTIKAVGFLDTQIKRIVDWAEENNVTVFITADHGNAEITEDENGKPATKHTSSPVMLISTDKNIKLKDGKLANVAPTILEYIGVNKPTEMNEDSLLVK